The following proteins are encoded in a genomic region of Streptomyces sp. SLBN-31:
- a CDS encoding DUF2231 domain-containing protein: MSLVNGLPAHVLLVHFVVVLVPLTALAVVASALWPAVARRMGVALPVLALVTLASVPLTTSAGEWLEEHVGSNALVRRHAELGDGLLPWALGLFVLAAAVWWTTRRTPSEQTGNRSASLIRIAAAVLSVAVAAGAVVDVYRIGDSGAKAAWHDGYSKTATGSGDGDD; the protein is encoded by the coding sequence ATGAGCCTGGTCAATGGCTTGCCCGCACATGTCCTTTTGGTGCACTTCGTCGTCGTCCTCGTACCGCTGACCGCGCTGGCGGTCGTGGCGAGTGCCCTGTGGCCCGCGGTCGCGCGCCGCATGGGTGTGGCCCTGCCGGTGCTCGCGCTGGTCACCCTGGCGAGCGTGCCGCTGACCACGAGCGCCGGCGAGTGGCTGGAGGAGCACGTCGGCAGCAACGCCCTGGTACGGCGGCACGCGGAGCTCGGTGACGGGCTGCTGCCCTGGGCACTGGGCCTGTTCGTGCTGGCGGCGGCGGTGTGGTGGACGACGCGGCGGACGCCGTCCGAGCAGACGGGCAACCGGTCGGCGTCGCTGATACGGATCGCGGCCGCGGTGCTGTCGGTCGCCGTGGCGGCGGGCGCGGTCGTGGACGTGTACCGCATCGGCGACTCCGGCGCGAAGGCCGCCTGGCACGACGGCTACTCGAAGACCGCCACCGGATCGGGCGACGGGGACGACTGA
- a CDS encoding GntR family transcriptional regulator translates to MRQSAQGSARTGIPQAGTDVPRVPPQPAAADVDRERGLAAGGGTRGEHTHSEHPITAPRPVQRASVRGQILTALRTALVTGELRPGEVYSAPALGERFGVSATPVREAMQQLALEGAVEVVPNRGFRVVERGTRELAELAEVRALIEVPVMLRLARTVPVERWAELRPLAEATVRAASSGCRATYGESDRTFHRAMLALSGNEQLVRIADDLHRRAQWPLVGAPASRGRADLVADAAEHTALLDALIARDLDVVRALVGEHFAGAARPR, encoded by the coding sequence GTGAGGCAGAGCGCACAGGGCTCGGCGCGTACGGGGATCCCGCAGGCCGGCACGGACGTGCCCAGGGTGCCGCCGCAGCCGGCCGCGGCCGACGTCGACCGGGAACGGGGCCTCGCCGCGGGCGGGGGCACGCGCGGCGAGCACACGCACAGTGAGCACCCGATCACCGCGCCGCGCCCGGTCCAGCGCGCCTCCGTGCGGGGGCAGATCCTCACCGCGCTGCGCACCGCTCTGGTGACGGGCGAGCTGCGTCCCGGCGAGGTGTACTCGGCGCCGGCCCTGGGCGAGCGCTTCGGTGTCTCCGCGACACCGGTGCGCGAGGCGATGCAGCAGCTGGCGCTGGAGGGCGCGGTCGAGGTGGTGCCCAACCGCGGCTTCCGGGTGGTGGAGCGCGGGACCCGGGAACTGGCCGAGCTGGCCGAGGTGCGGGCGCTGATCGAGGTGCCGGTGATGCTGCGCCTGGCCCGTACCGTCCCGGTGGAGCGCTGGGCGGAGCTGCGCCCGCTCGCCGAGGCGACGGTCCGTGCCGCGTCCTCGGGCTGCCGGGCGACGTACGGGGAGTCGGACCGCACCTTTCACCGGGCGATGCTGGCCCTGTCCGGCAACGAGCAGCTCGTCCGCATCGCCGACGACCTGCACCGCCGCGCCCAGTGGCCGCTGGTCGGGGCTCCGGCGTCGCGCGGGCGCGCCGACCTGGTGGCCGACGCGGCGGAGCACACGGCACTGCTCGACGCACTGATCGCCCGGGACCTGGACGTCGTGCGGGCGCTGGTGGGGGAGCACTTCGCGGGGGCGGCCCGCCCGCGCTGA
- a CDS encoding ATP-binding protein, translating to MKRQARGGGPMAIGASSAQTVEERSDGVPAPEQPSQLRQRLGRADLKAVPEARRALRELLRHWGRPGRSEIAELLTSELVTNALIHTDREAVLTATVGSHGLRVEVRDFVARRPRLRVPVADDGTNGRGLVLVQSLADAWGVRAHGVGKAVWFELEAEAA from the coding sequence ATGAAGAGGCAGGCACGAGGGGGCGGTCCCATGGCGATCGGGGCCTCCTCGGCTCAGACGGTGGAGGAAAGGTCGGACGGCGTCCCGGCACCGGAGCAGCCGTCGCAGCTACGGCAGAGACTCGGACGGGCGGACCTGAAGGCGGTGCCCGAGGCGCGCAGGGCGCTGCGCGAGTTGTTGCGGCACTGGGGCAGGCCCGGACGGTCGGAGATCGCGGAGCTGCTCACCAGCGAACTCGTCACCAATGCGCTCATCCACACCGACCGGGAAGCGGTGCTCACCGCCACCGTGGGATCGCATGGACTACGGGTGGAGGTACGGGACTTCGTCGCCCGCAGGCCGCGGCTGCGCGTGCCGGTGGCCGACGACGGTACGAACGGCAGGGGCCTGGTACTGGTGCAGTCCCTCGCGGACGCCTGGGGGGTGCGGGCGCACGGGGTGGGGAAGGCCGTGTGGTTCGAACTCGAGGCGGAGGCCGCCTGA
- a CDS encoding DUF2637 domain-containing protein: MRLTDISLNWLLPGAVLLLGMLAAVAVLARSKRSGGEHAKDDSWERSEERRRRKEALYATASYVLLFCCAAVAAALSFHGLVGFGQQNLGLTDGWEYLVPFGLDGAAMFCSVLAVREASHGDAALGSRILVWTFAGAAAWFNWVHAPRGIDHAGAPQFFSGMSLSAAVLFDRALKQTRRAALREQGLVPRPLPQIRIVRWLRAPRETYRAWSLMLLEGVRSLDEAVEEVREDKRQKDENRLRRREADRLERAQLKAISRGHRGFVGRGRPEPQALERASAQATAEPAISAPEPLPVRQRPSLQPVRKGGSDPVTVDLTAEDDTMALPRLDSLERKLKDLEQQFG; encoded by the coding sequence ATGAGACTGACCGACATATCGCTGAACTGGCTGCTTCCGGGCGCCGTACTGCTCCTGGGCATGCTGGCGGCGGTGGCGGTGCTCGCGCGCAGCAAGCGGTCCGGCGGGGAGCACGCGAAGGACGACTCGTGGGAGCGCAGCGAGGAGCGCCGCAGGCGCAAGGAGGCTCTGTACGCCACCGCCTCCTATGTTCTGCTGTTCTGCTGTGCGGCGGTCGCCGCGGCACTCTCCTTCCACGGCCTGGTCGGCTTCGGCCAGCAGAACCTCGGCCTCACCGACGGCTGGGAGTACCTGGTGCCGTTCGGCCTGGACGGCGCGGCCATGTTCTGCTCCGTGCTCGCGGTGCGCGAAGCCAGCCACGGTGACGCGGCCCTCGGCTCCCGGATACTGGTGTGGACGTTCGCGGGCGCCGCGGCCTGGTTCAACTGGGTGCACGCGCCCAGGGGTATCGACCACGCGGGCGCGCCGCAGTTCTTCTCCGGCATGTCCCTTTCGGCGGCCGTCCTGTTCGACCGCGCGCTGAAGCAGACCCGCCGCGCTGCCCTGCGCGAGCAGGGTCTCGTGCCGCGTCCGCTGCCGCAGATCCGTATCGTCCGCTGGCTGCGGGCGCCCCGTGAGACCTACAGGGCCTGGTCGCTCATGCTCCTGGAGGGTGTGCGCAGCCTGGACGAGGCGGTCGAAGAGGTCCGCGAGGACAAGCGGCAGAAGGACGAGAACCGGCTGCGCCGGCGCGAGGCGGACCGCCTCGAGCGCGCCCAGCTCAAGGCGATCAGCCGCGGCCACCGCGGGTTCGTCGGCCGTGGCCGGCCCGAGCCGCAGGCCCTGGAGCGGGCCTCCGCGCAGGCCACCGCGGAGCCTGCCATATCCGCGCCGGAGCCGCTGCCCGTACGCCAGCGTCCCTCGTTGCAGCCCGTCCGCAAGGGCGGTTCTGACCCGGTGACCGTCGACCTCACCGCGGAGGACGACACAATGGCCCTGCCGCGCCTCGACTCCCTGGAGCGCAAGCTCAAGGACCTCGAGCAGCAGTTCGGCTAG